In the genome of Xanthocytophaga agilis, the window ATTTGCAAAAAAACCTTTTTGAGTTATGTAGTATAACTTGTTATTATATATTTCAGTATCTGAAGGTAAAGTTTTATTTGGGACGTCCTGTTCTCCTATTAAAAACGCTTCTATCTCGTCCTCCGATAATTCTAATAGCAGGCCAACTACATTATTAAACTTATTATACAATACTGTTGTCAGATCTTGATCTTTTAACAAATCTCTCACAAGTGAATGATAAAGACGACTACCAAACAAAAAGCCATATTTCAGGATAGTACTGTCGATACCCTTTTCAATAAATGAGTATATTAGTTGCTCCCAATCATAAACTTTCAGATCCCCATTAAAAGTCCATAAATACAACCTTCCTCGATAGATCTGGCAATCGAAATAATTTCCTCGAATAATAATTTTTATAGGTTGCATGTTATTCCTCTAAGTATTTTAGTCATTTTCGATTTACTTATTAAGTTACCAACTACCCATTTTGATAGAATTGATTCACTTGGTCTATCCTGTGGTTTATCCTGATAATGAGCAGGATAACCATGCCAAGCCTCATTATTATTAGAATCTACAAACTTAGCAATCTTTAATTCTGTATTATCAGTAGCATGACCAATTACTTCCAAGCTATTGCTGGTATCTATTTTTAATCCCCAACAAACATAACTGCCGTCCAACCAACCTGAATTATAAGCATTATCGAAACAAGCTACTTCATCACTCTCCGAAATTAGCCATTGAGATTTCCTGTTCTTAAAACTCGTATTTCGATGTTGTTCATGTATTAGATATTTTACTGATCCATTCTTTGATACTTTGGCAGTAATTGTATATTCAGAAAGTTGTTTTGACATATCATTAGGCTTTATTATCTGTTCACCTTTTCTATTTAATTACTCATATGTATACAAGATCATGTATTCACTGCCACATCATCTTTCTTATTCATCTATTTAAAGAGTTATATAGGGTAATCAGTGCAATAATCTGTAGAAATTATAAGAAAAGAAACGTGAAAAACACCCTTTTTAATGATAATTATTATGTCATGTAGACTCTTTCTATTATTCTCTTTAATCATATAAATATTTAAACTTCTCCAAAACTTATTGGCTAGGTACCTACTGTTCAAGTGATCAAACATTCAAAATATAGATTCATAACCCAGTAACCAAAACCAACCAAAAGTAAGTCAAACCTGTGTTTTGAGCGTAGTTCTGATAATCAAAACTACGCTCTAAAACGCATGGATATAATGCCGATATTTGTAAAGTCAATCAGCAAGTAGTCCGGACACTGACTGGTGATCTTGTTTCACTATTCAACTACTTATACATTTATGGCATTAACGCTAACCTTATTGACATCCAAAGCAGACTGTGACAAAGTACTCGACGAACTTTCAGACCTGAAAGGCGAACTGGAGTACAAACAAATCTCACTAACCCGTAGTCGAGACAATGCCTCCGACCGGGCATCTGACATCGAAGCTACCCTTGCCTCTGCCCAGGCAGAAGTAGACTCACTAACAGCTATCATCGCCGTATTGCCCGAAGGCTCTACCAAGACCGAGATGGAGACACGTAAAGTAAAGGCTGAATACAAGCTGTTCACAGCCGAACAACGCAAGTTACAATACGGTACTACAGCCGTGGTATTGTATGAATCCCAGCTGGATGAGATTGAGCAACGCTTGTCGGTAGTAGATGGCTCTATGTCTTCTATCACCACTCACAAGGCTACTCTACCAGCCTAGTTCTACACACTAGCTAAGAGGCAGCCACCTGGAAGCAGTAGACCACCTGGCTACTGCTTCTTTCTTTCAGGCCACAGTGTAGTATACCTATTCATTTCACTAACCCATTGAATCCACTCATGACTATACGTATTCTAGTAGCAGCCTTATGCTTTGTGCTGGGCCTGGCTGTAGGCATCTTTACAGAGCACAGGCTCAATCCTGATGAGGTCTACACCTGTGAGGTGATAGATTATATCCACATCGAGCAGATCGTAGCCAAACAGGTAGCAGCCCATCCGGTGCAACCGCTGGATGTGGAGAAGATTAAACATGTCAAGAGCTTTACCTATGCGCCTGTGTTTCAGATTGTGGATACCTGCAAAGGGCCATAACCTATCACGCATCGGCATGAATCACCTGGAATGGCACAAACAATGCGAACCGTGTAGGGGCGACTGGCGGTCGCCCTGGTTCCAGCAAACCTTGTTTGTGGTATTCCGATCCTGTAGGGGCAGGGCTTGCCCCTGCCCGGTTTCCGAACGCGAATGATTAGGTTTAGAAAACAACCATTTCGGATTATACCATACAGTGTTTGCGCCTAACACGGGCACCCGCAAGGGGATGCCCCTACATTGTCGGATTAATACAAACATTCCCTGCGACAATCTGGGCGAACACGTGGGTTCGCCCCTACAGGATTTCGGAATAATCCCAATCATTCGAATGGCAAACAGGCAATTACATCACCCCTAACCCTTAAACCCCTATGGCAAAATCAATATACGATTACATCCAGTTTGTGCTAAACAACTGGAAAACCTCAACCCTGGGTTTATTTACCTTCTCAGGGTACATTCTCTGGCTGGTTAACCGGATAGACACACAGTCGTTCGTTTCGCTGCTGGCCTTTATTTCAACAGTCGGTTTCTTCTCCATGAAAGACCCTAAGTAACACAGAAGCATGCCATCCCACTGTAGCGGGACAGGCTGCCTTGGCGAGGATGGCATCACCCCCATCCTTCCTTTCTTCAACCCATACATTTAGCTCTATCACTATGAAATTCCAATACCTGATTATACACTGCACCGCCACTCCCGCCGGACGCTGGATCTCCCCTGACGATGTGAAACGCTGGCACACCAAACCCAAACCCTATGGTAACGGATGGAAACAAGTCGGCTACTCGGATCTGATCTTACTAGATGGCTCCCGTCACCAGTTTGTCAAACACAACAACGACCAGATAATTGACACCTTCGAGATTACAAACGGGGTAGCAGGCATTAACTCCATTTCCAGACACCTGTGTTACGTAGGTGGCCTGGACTCTTCCCACAAAGCGCCATTAGACAGCCGTACCCCTCAGCAGATCTCAACCATGTTAGACATTATCGGTGAAGTATTAGGGTATGCACCCAATGTCAAGATTGCCGGACATAACCAGTTTGACAACAAAGGTTGTCCGAGCTTCTTTGTCCCATCCTGGCTCAAGCAGCTAGGCATTCCCGAGCATAACATCGAGTGGCGCGATCCGTTTGGCTATGAACGCTATTTTAAGCAGGCGTGGAAACGATGAATAGATAACGATAAAAGATTACTTTGTTTATCCAACAGCAAGACAGAGTTCATTCCACAAGCCGTTTAAAGAACTCATCCGATATCTGTCTCAGCAGCTTTTCTAATAAAATCCATTTTTCATGCTGTATCGTATGCAAAGTTGTGACTCATATACAGTAAAGACTTAGTACACTTCCAGATAGACGGTGTGTCAAAAAATAAAGACTAAAGTTCAACAAAGGTGTATACATTGGCATTACCATGTTTGAGTATATACTATCCTGAAAGTAGAATACAATCTGTCTTTTCTTCCTTTGGTATTGATGTATTCAAAATTAAAATTCTATGATAAAAATTAGTGTCTGAGAGAAATAATGGCTTTTCTTAAAGTATTCTTTTTATCTTTAAGCCATTGATTTTTAAACTATTGTTTCTACTTTTTGTTAATAATCTATCTTATTAATAATCTGTCGTAAAGGTATAAATATAAATAAGTAAGTAAGAATGAACAGTGAGCTAAGCCACCTAAAAGCTGACGTAGAAAGGGTAAAGCAAATCCCCATCATTTCAAACATGCTGGAAGTTATCTGTCGAAGTACAGGTATGGGATTTGCAGCTGTAGCCCGAGTGACTGAGAAACACTGGATTGCTTGCAGCGTACACGATGAAATTGCA includes:
- a CDS encoding lysozyme gives rise to the protein MASPPSFLSSTHTFSSITMKFQYLIIHCTATPAGRWISPDDVKRWHTKPKPYGNGWKQVGYSDLILLDGSRHQFVKHNNDQIIDTFEITNGVAGINSISRHLCYVGGLDSSHKAPLDSRTPQQISTMLDIIGEVLGYAPNVKIAGHNQFDNKGCPSFFVPSWLKQLGIPEHNIEWRDPFGYERYFKQAWKR